The Desulfovibrio subterraneus genome has a segment encoding these proteins:
- the fmt gene encoding methionyl-tRNA formyltransferase: protein MMRAVYMGTPEFAATVLRQVAEWSGCEIVGVYTQPDRPCGRGQVCKFSEVKELALELGLTVHQPLNFRNEEDVQILRDLRPDVLLVAAYGLILPQKVLDIPTYGAINVHASLLPKYRGAAPIQRAIMNGDPVTGVTIMQMEKGLDTGPILLQKAMAIGIADTAGTMHDQLAAMGGRLLVEALELLPKGGLHPKPQNDELSTHAAKLEKSEGVVDWTQPAKVVHARIRGVSPWPGAYFMMHRAGQKDLRISIEPGEIGPAMEPATDGSLPAPGSVLGLKDGKLVIATRDREYHISMLRPANKKPMNAAAFHCGYLGSCDDATCSGEGLC from the coding sequence ATGATGCGCGCTGTTTACATGGGAACTCCCGAATTTGCCGCAACTGTTTTGCGGCAGGTGGCTGAGTGGAGCGGGTGCGAGATTGTGGGTGTGTACACCCAGCCTGATCGTCCGTGCGGAAGAGGGCAGGTATGCAAGTTTTCCGAAGTGAAGGAGCTTGCGCTTGAGCTGGGGCTTACCGTGCACCAGCCGCTCAATTTCCGTAATGAAGAGGATGTGCAGATCCTTCGCGACCTGCGCCCGGATGTGCTGCTCGTTGCTGCATACGGCCTTATCCTTCCCCAGAAGGTTCTGGATATTCCCACGTATGGCGCCATAAATGTGCATGCTTCGCTGCTGCCCAAATATCGCGGTGCTGCGCCTATTCAGCGCGCCATCATGAATGGTGACCCCGTTACCGGCGTTACCATCATGCAGATGGAAAAGGGGCTTGATACCGGCCCGATCCTGCTGCAGAAGGCCATGGCCATTGGCATTGCAGATACCGCAGGCACCATGCATGACCAACTGGCAGCCATGGGCGGACGTCTTCTTGTGGAAGCGCTTGAGCTGCTCCCCAAGGGTGGCCTGCATCCCAAGCCGCAGAACGATGAACTCTCCACACACGCGGCCAAGCTTGAGAAGTCTGAAGGCGTTGTGGACTGGACCCAGCCGGCCAAAGTGGTGCATGCCCGCATCCGCGGTGTGTCTCCATGGCCGGGGGCCTATTTCATGATGCACAGGGCAGGGCAGAAGGATCTTCGCATTTCCATTGAGCCAGGTGAAATAGGACCTGCCATGGAGCCTGCTACCGATGGCAGTCTGCCTGCTCCGGGGTCTGTGCTCGGCCTGAAGGACGGCAAGCTTGTCATTGCCACCCGCGACCGCGAATATCACATTTCCATGCTTCGTCCTGCCAACAAGAAGCCCATGAATGCTGCTGCATTTCACTGCGGCTATCTGGGCAGCTGCGACGATGCCACCTGTTCCGGCGAAGGGTTGTGCTAG
- a CDS encoding tetratricopeptide repeat protein: MKQTLLAVLLISILASGCSSQPEAEDDLVSARKAYVERQYLEAERLYERYLKIHQQSAERWEVWNKLYELAYNVRNNSQDAMELLEAMFLEFGDQAGRAKDILYRLGALCMDTRNMDKAIEVWQRLLNLPESTPVDQAKAYRNIGEAYLYTGDYDLAIDALRACVELKVNDLEHARCLFDLAQTQFYLENYHAAEKTLEQVIQTPNMDEELHALVVLLLSDVYDQLGKTKQSIVLLESILHTYPNPMAIEKRLEYLHQRVK; the protein is encoded by the coding sequence ATGAAACAGACGCTGCTTGCAGTATTGCTGATATCCATCCTCGCCTCCGGTTGCTCCTCGCAGCCGGAGGCCGAGGATGATCTCGTTTCTGCCCGTAAGGCCTATGTTGAACGGCAGTATCTGGAGGCGGAGCGTCTGTACGAACGCTATCTCAAGATTCATCAGCAGAGCGCCGAGCGATGGGAAGTGTGGAACAAGCTCTACGAGCTTGCCTACAACGTCCGCAATAACAGTCAGGACGCCATGGAACTGCTTGAGGCCATGTTTCTCGAGTTTGGTGATCAGGCCGGACGCGCCAAGGATATTCTCTATCGTCTCGGTGCGCTGTGCATGGATACCAGAAACATGGATAAGGCCATTGAGGTATGGCAGCGTCTGCTCAATCTTCCGGAAAGCACACCTGTAGATCAGGCCAAGGCCTATCGCAATATAGGCGAAGCCTATCTGTATACCGGTGATTACGACCTTGCCATTGATGCTCTGAGAGCCTGTGTGGAGCTCAAGGTAAACGATCTTGAGCATGCGCGTTGTCTCTTTGATCTTGCGCAGACCCAGTTCTACCTCGAGAACTACCATGCGGCCGAGAAGACGCTGGAGCAGGTCATACAGACCCCGAACATGGATGAGGAGCTGCATGCCCTTGTGGTTCTGCTGCTTTCAGACGTGTACGATCAGCTTGGCAAGACGAAGCAATCCATCGTGCTGCTGGAAAGTATTCTGCACACCTATCCCAACCCCATGGCCATTGAAAAACGACTGGAGTACCTGCACCAGCGCGTAAAGTAG
- a CDS encoding ParB/RepB/Spo0J family partition protein: MAGAPRGLGRGLDALFKSNEEPVATGGTTPNTLPLRMLKPNPNQPRKAFAEEGLEELASSIRAQGVLQPLLVRPVKNGEETFYEIVAGERRWRASRMAGIREVPVIIREMTDLETLAVGLIENLQREDLNPMEEALGMQELKDKFGLSQEDLSQKLSKSRSSIANTLRLLQLSEAARAMLQNGTISAGHARTLLAVAEEVRDEMLERIIKQMLTVRQAEAMAQYWKAHGELPAHEGAEAVKEAKAQRPAMVLSPRMKDIHSTLSTVFSGKVAVSGTEEKGKVTLSFSSQDELNELLTRLGVTVNG; encoded by the coding sequence ATGGCAGGAGCACCAAGAGGTCTCGGTAGAGGGCTGGACGCCCTGTTCAAGTCGAATGAAGAACCGGTGGCAACCGGTGGCACCACTCCGAACACCCTTCCCCTGCGCATGCTGAAGCCGAACCCCAACCAGCCGCGCAAGGCATTTGCCGAAGAAGGGTTGGAAGAGCTTGCATCATCCATCCGGGCGCAGGGCGTGTTGCAGCCTCTGCTGGTCCGCCCCGTGAAAAACGGGGAAGAAACATTTTATGAAATCGTGGCCGGTGAGCGCCGCTGGCGTGCCAGCCGCATGGCCGGAATCCGCGAGGTGCCGGTCATCATCCGTGAAATGACGGACCTTGAGACTCTGGCCGTGGGGCTTATTGAAAACCTGCAGCGCGAAGACCTCAACCCCATGGAAGAGGCGCTCGGCATGCAGGAGCTCAAAGACAAGTTCGGCCTCTCGCAGGAAGATCTTTCGCAGAAGCTCAGCAAGAGCCGTTCTTCCATAGCCAACACGTTGCGCCTGCTGCAGCTTTCCGAGGCTGCAAGGGCCATGCTGCAGAACGGCACCATCAGTGCCGGACATGCGCGTACCCTGCTGGCGGTTGCTGAAGAGGTGCGGGATGAGATGCTTGAGCGCATCATCAAGCAGATGCTTACTGTGCGGCAGGCCGAAGCCATGGCTCAATACTGGAAGGCGCACGGCGAACTGCCCGCGCATGAAGGTGCTGAAGCGGTAAAGGAAGCAAAGGCACAGCGCCCTGCGATGGTTCTATCTCCGCGCATGAAGGATATTCACAGCACGCTTTCAACCGTCTTCAGCGGCAAGGTGGCTGTCAGCGGAACGGAAGAGAAGGGCAAGGTTACACTTTCCTTCTCCAGCCAGGATGAGCTGAATGAACTGCTGACCAGACTCGGCGTTACTGTAAACGGATAA
- a CDS encoding NAD-dependent epimerase has protein sequence MHILVTGAAGFIGFSLSRRFLAEGHTVVGLDILNDYYSVELKKTRLGILLENKNFKHAYVDLADRPAMAKLFAEEKFTHVVNLAAQAGVRYSIENPNSYVDSNLVGFCNILEGCRHNKVEHLVYASSSSVYGLNTTMPFSVHDNVDHPISLYAASKKANELMAHTYSHLYRLPTTGLRFFTVYGPWGRPDMALFLFTKAILEGKPINVFNHGKMRRDFTYIDDIVEGVVRVTKRTAEPNPNWSGEAPDPCTSPAPYRLYNIGNNNVVELGHFIEVLEDKLGMKAQKNMLPMQPGDVAATYANVDDLIADTGFKPSTSVEEGISKFVDWYRDYYKV, from the coding sequence ATGCATATTCTTGTTACAGGCGCAGCCGGATTCATAGGCTTTTCCCTTTCGCGCAGATTTCTGGCAGAAGGGCATACCGTAGTCGGTCTTGATATCCTGAACGACTATTACAGTGTGGAACTCAAAAAGACCCGTCTTGGCATTCTGCTCGAGAACAAGAACTTCAAGCATGCCTATGTGGACCTTGCCGATCGTCCTGCCATGGCAAAGCTGTTTGCCGAAGAAAAGTTCACCCACGTGGTGAACCTTGCTGCGCAGGCAGGCGTGCGCTACTCCATTGAAAATCCGAATTCCTATGTCGATTCCAACCTTGTCGGCTTCTGCAACATTCTGGAAGGCTGCCGCCATAACAAGGTAGAGCACCTTGTCTACGCATCTTCCAGTTCTGTGTACGGGCTGAACACCACCATGCCCTTCAGCGTGCATGACAACGTGGATCACCCCATCAGCCTGTATGCTGCCAGCAAAAAGGCGAACGAGCTCATGGCGCATACCTACAGCCATCTGTACCGTCTGCCCACCACCGGCCTTCGCTTCTTCACGGTGTACGGACCCTGGGGCCGCCCCGACATGGCACTCTTCCTCTTCACCAAGGCCATTCTGGAAGGCAAGCCGATCAATGTGTTCAACCACGGCAAAATGCGCCGCGACTTTACCTACATTGACGACATCGTTGAAGGCGTGGTCCGCGTAACCAAGCGCACCGCTGAACCGAATCCCAACTGGTCCGGTGAAGCTCCCGACCCGTGCACCAGCCCTGCACCGTACCGCCTCTACAACATCGGCAACAACAACGTGGTGGAACTTGGCCACTTCATCGAAGTGCTTGAAGACAAGCTCGGCATGAAGGCCCAGAAGAACATGCTGCCCATGCAGCCCGGCGACGTTGCCGCCACCTACGCCAATGTGGATGATCTTATCGCCGACACTGGCTTTAAGCCCAGCACCTCGGTGGAAGAGGGCATCAGCAAGTTTGTCGATTGGTACCGCGACTACTACAAGGTGTAA
- the gyrA gene encoding DNA gyrase subunit A — MSNTVTIEQELKKSYLEYSLSVIIGRAIPDVRDGLKPVHRRIMFAQHELGNGWNRAHKKSARVVGDVIGKYHPHGDSAVYDAIVRMAQPFSMRDLLVDGQGNFGSIDGDAAAAMRYTEVRMSRLAGEFLSDIDKETVDFKPNYDNTLLEPSVLPTKVPNLLLNGSSGIAVGMATNIPPHNLGELVDALLLLLDNRDCTVEDLMQFVKGPDFPTGGFCYAGQGLRDAYTTGRGTVKIRGKVEIEERKKGFQSIIITEIPFALNKSSLVEKIAALVNDRKIDGITDLRDESDRKGIRVVMDLKRGTIPEIVINALYKFTPLESSFGINMLAVVGNRPQTLTLKSALSYFIEHRREVIIRRTRYDLRKAEARAHILEGLRIALDNIDEVVRIIRASKTPQDAKTGLMERFSLSEIQSQAILDMRLQRLTNLEHEKLIEEYTELLKQIEWFKSILDNREVLQGVVRDELTQLRENFSTPRRTTIEAELDGIDIEDLIPDEDVVITLSRRGYIKRTTLESYRAQKRGGKGVAGVHTGDGDFVQDFLTTTNHQFLLLFTNKGRMFQLKVHQIPEGSRTAKGVHIANLLPLEENEFVTTALSVRDFDENKFFLFATKRGMVKRSSADLYGKCRRTGIIAVGMRDDDELIMVREVNDQCDVVLTTQEGIAIRFSCRDVRPMGRGASGVKGIALRGKDEVVACVTLSQDTTSEIMTVSENGYGKRTRLELYRVQSRGGKGIINFKVTPKTGPVLGAIPVELEDELILLTSDNKIIRMNIKEVRSVGRATQGVRLVSLNEGGLVVGFDRVQEREDSFEEQE; from the coding sequence GTGTCGAATACAGTAACCATCGAACAAGAGCTTAAGAAGTCCTATCTTGAGTATTCTCTGAGTGTTATCATAGGCCGGGCCATTCCTGACGTGCGTGACGGGCTCAAGCCCGTTCACCGCCGTATCATGTTCGCGCAGCACGAGCTGGGCAACGGCTGGAACCGTGCCCACAAGAAGTCTGCGCGCGTGGTCGGTGACGTTATCGGTAAATACCATCCCCACGGTGACTCTGCAGTCTACGACGCCATTGTGCGTATGGCGCAGCCGTTCTCCATGCGCGACCTGCTGGTTGATGGCCAGGGTAACTTCGGTTCCATCGACGGCGACGCCGCGGCAGCCATGCGTTACACTGAAGTGCGCATGTCCCGCCTTGCCGGCGAGTTCCTTTCCGACATCGACAAGGAAACCGTCGACTTTAAGCCCAACTACGACAACACCCTGCTGGAACCTTCTGTTCTGCCCACCAAGGTACCAAACCTGCTGCTGAACGGTTCTTCCGGTATCGCGGTGGGTATGGCCACCAACATTCCGCCGCACAACCTCGGCGAGCTGGTGGACGCGCTGCTGCTGTTGCTGGATAACCGCGACTGCACCGTTGAAGACCTGATGCAGTTCGTGAAGGGACCCGACTTCCCCACCGGCGGCTTCTGCTATGCCGGTCAGGGCCTGCGCGATGCCTACACCACCGGCCGCGGCACCGTGAAGATTCGCGGCAAGGTGGAGATTGAAGAGCGCAAGAAGGGTTTCCAGTCCATCATCATTACGGAAATTCCGTTCGCGCTGAACAAGTCCAGCCTGGTTGAAAAGATTGCCGCACTGGTGAACGACCGCAAGATCGACGGTATTACCGACCTGCGTGACGAATCCGACCGCAAGGGTATCCGCGTGGTCATGGATCTGAAGCGCGGCACCATTCCTGAAATCGTCATCAACGCGCTGTACAAGTTCACGCCGCTGGAAAGTTCTTTCGGCATCAACATGCTTGCGGTTGTGGGCAACCGTCCGCAGACGCTGACGCTCAAGAGCGCGCTGTCGTATTTCATCGAACACCGCCGCGAAGTTATCATTCGCCGCACCCGCTACGATCTGCGCAAGGCCGAAGCACGTGCTCACATCCTCGAAGGTCTGCGCATTGCGCTGGATAACATCGACGAAGTGGTGCGCATTATCCGTGCTTCCAAGACGCCTCAGGATGCCAAGACCGGTCTTATGGAGCGCTTCAGTCTCTCCGAGATCCAGTCTCAGGCCATTCTTGATATGCGCCTGCAGCGCCTGACCAACCTTGAGCATGAAAAGCTGATCGAAGAATACACCGAACTGCTCAAGCAGATCGAGTGGTTCAAGTCCATTCTTGATAATCGTGAAGTGCTGCAGGGTGTTGTACGCGATGAGCTGACCCAGCTCAGGGAGAACTTTTCGACTCCCCGCCGCACCACCATTGAAGCAGAGCTGGACGGCATCGACATCGAAGACCTTATCCCCGATGAAGATGTTGTCATCACGCTTTCGCGTCGCGGCTACATCAAGCGCACCACGCTGGAATCTTACCGCGCCCAGAAGCGTGGCGGCAAGGGTGTTGCGGGTGTGCATACCGGCGACGGCGACTTTGTGCAGGACTTCCTGACCACCACCAACCACCAGTTCCTGCTGCTCTTTACCAACAAGGGCCGCATGTTCCAGTTGAAGGTGCATCAGATTCCCGAAGGCAGCCGTACCGCCAAGGGCGTGCACATTGCCAACCTGCTGCCGCTGGAGGAGAACGAATTCGTCACCACCGCACTTTCCGTACGCGACTTTGACGAGAACAAGTTCTTCCTCTTCGCTACCAAGCGCGGCATGGTCAAACGCTCCAGTGCCGACCTGTATGGCAAGTGCCGCAGAACCGGCATTATTGCCGTGGGTATGCGCGACGATGATGAACTCATCATGGTGCGCGAGGTTAACGACCAGTGCGATGTGGTGCTCACCACGCAGGAAGGCATAGCCATACGCTTCAGCTGCCGCGACGTCCGTCCCATGGGCCGCGGTGCCTCAGGCGTGAAGGGCATTGCCCTGCGCGGCAAGGACGAGGTTGTGGCCTGCGTTACCCTTTCTCAGGACACCACTTCCGAGATTATGACTGTTTCCGAAAACGGTTACGGCAAGCGCACGCGTCTGGAACTGTACAGAGTGCAGTCCCGTGGCGGAAAGGGAATCATCAACTTCAAGGTAACGCCCAAGACCGGTCCCGTTCTCGGTGCGATACCTGTTGAACTCGAAGATGAGCTCATTCTGCTCACGTCCGACAACAAGATCATCCGCATGAACATAAAGGAAGTTCGCAGCGTCGGCCGCGCCACACAGGGCGTGCGCCTCGTTTCCCTCAACGAGGGCGGACTTGTGGTTGGTTTTGACCGTGTGCAGGAACGTGAAGACAGTTTCGAAGAACAGGAATAA
- a CDS encoding LysE family translocator, translating to MVDIFALAAFAAAMFVLAITPGPGVFAVTTRAMTSGMSHALVLATGLLLGDMVYLLFAIYGLSALASSLHEVFTVIRYVGSAYLIWLGISLIRTRNESLSLPSAGGVRTSSRGASFKSCVADLLTGFSVTLGNPKVIFFYLSFLPTFMDLTTLTSVDVLSVCITAFGVSFAVLSVYACLANRSRRFFVNARARKRLNRTAGCVLAATGIALAVE from the coding sequence ATGGTGGATATTTTTGCTCTGGCGGCGTTTGCCGCAGCCATGTTCGTTCTTGCCATAACACCCGGCCCGGGTGTTTTTGCGGTTACAACTCGGGCCATGACATCGGGCATGTCGCATGCCCTTGTGCTTGCTACGGGGCTTCTGCTCGGCGACATGGTCTACCTTCTGTTTGCCATATACGGTTTAAGCGCGCTGGCGAGCTCTCTGCACGAAGTTTTCACCGTAATCCGATATGTGGGCAGCGCCTATCTTATCTGGCTCGGCATTTCCCTTATTCGCACCCGTAACGAATCGTTATCGCTTCCCTCGGCCGGTGGGGTGCGCACCTCATCGCGCGGTGCATCGTTCAAAAGCTGTGTTGCCGATCTGCTCACGGGGTTTTCCGTCACTCTTGGCAACCCCAAGGTTATTTTCTTTTATCTCAGCTTTCTGCCTACCTTCATGGACCTGACCACGCTTACGTCCGTTGATGTGCTTTCAGTATGTATTACGGCATTCGGCGTTTCCTTTGCGGTTCTTTCCGTCTATGCCTGCCTCGCCAACCGCAGCCGCAGATTTTTCGTCAACGCCAGAGCCCGTAAGCGCCTCAATCGCACGGCCGGGTGTGTGCTTGCTGCAACCGGCATTGCGCTTGCGGTAGAGTAG
- a CDS encoding ParA family protein, whose protein sequence is MARIIAVANQKGGVGKTTTSINLAASLAVMEKRVLVVDCDPQANCSSGLGLDHETMPNNLYTTFFQPEEALEAVYETNTPFLSILPSTTDLVAIELELVDKMGREYYLQDVLNTLESRFDYILLDCPPSLGLITLNALCAARELLVPLQCEFFALEGIVKLLQTFEQVKKRLNPNLNLLGVVLTMYDVRNRLSRQVKNEVRKCFPDHLFETVVPRNVRLSEAPSFGRSIIHYDVKSKGAESYLALAKEVVLRRPPRP, encoded by the coding sequence GTGGCCAGGATTATCGCTGTAGCCAACCAGAAGGGCGGAGTAGGGAAGACGACCACATCCATAAACCTTGCCGCATCTTTGGCTGTTATGGAAAAAAGGGTGCTGGTAGTAGATTGCGACCCGCAGGCAAACTGCTCTAGCGGGCTGGGACTGGATCATGAAACCATGCCCAATAACCTGTACACCACCTTCTTTCAGCCTGAAGAGGCGCTGGAAGCAGTGTATGAAACAAACACTCCCTTCCTTTCCATTCTGCCTTCCACCACCGATCTGGTAGCCATTGAGCTTGAACTGGTGGATAAAATGGGGCGGGAATACTATCTGCAGGATGTGCTCAATACGCTTGAATCGCGTTTTGATTATATTCTGTTGGACTGTCCGCCCTCGCTGGGGCTGATTACGCTGAATGCCCTGTGCGCTGCGCGGGAACTGCTTGTTCCGCTGCAATGCGAATTTTTTGCGCTTGAAGGTATAGTGAAGCTGCTGCAGACCTTTGAGCAGGTGAAAAAGCGCCTTAACCCCAATCTTAACCTGCTTGGGGTAGTGCTCACCATGTACGATGTGCGCAACAGATTGTCCCGACAGGTGAAGAATGAAGTGCGCAAATGCTTCCCCGACCACCTGTTTGAAACAGTGGTGCCGCGTAACGTGCGTTTGTCTGAGGCGCCGAGCTTCGGGCGTTCCATCATTCATTATGATGTAAAATCAAAAGGCGCGGAGTCCTATCTCGCACTGGCCAAAGAGGTTGTGCTGAGAAGGCCCCCGCGCCCGTAA
- a CDS encoding bifunctional heptose 7-phosphate kinase/heptose 1-phosphate adenyltransferase: MTTRAMSDMVPLLAGKKVLLIGDVMVDEYLTGDAERISPEAPVPVVRVFNDRHVLGGAGNVARNICSLGGIPHLVCITGTGSGADLLDSLLTTDSIEHTFIRIAGRKTTRKTRIIASRQQMLRIDREDTSPISGEALEEVFKVVSQCIDEYDVCIVSDYGKGLVTQTFMERLTALCRSAARTPKILVDPKTPNFKWYKSVFMLTPNAKETSEGANMPVGTQEEIIAAGQAIFDLLGCDRLLTTLGPQGMALFEGRESVWHIPTMAREVFDVTGAGDTVIATAALALAAGLPLLESCMLANYAAGVVVGHVGAATVSPEGLVEAINRSGVPEIEQWV; the protein is encoded by the coding sequence ATGACGACTCGTGCTATGAGCGATATGGTCCCGCTTCTGGCGGGCAAGAAGGTGCTTCTCATAGGCGACGTGATGGTCGATGAATACCTTACCGGCGATGCGGAGCGCATTTCGCCCGAAGCGCCGGTTCCCGTGGTGCGGGTATTCAACGACAGGCACGTGCTGGGCGGCGCGGGTAACGTGGCCCGCAATATATGCAGCCTTGGCGGTATCCCCCACCTTGTGTGCATCACCGGCACGGGCAGCGGCGCAGACCTTCTGGATTCGCTGCTCACCACGGATTCCATCGAACATACCTTCATCCGCATAGCAGGCAGGAAGACCACGCGGAAAACGCGTATCATTGCCAGCCGGCAGCAGATGCTGCGCATAGACAGGGAAGACACATCTCCCATATCCGGCGAGGCACTTGAAGAAGTCTTCAAGGTCGTTTCGCAATGTATTGACGAATACGATGTCTGCATTGTGTCGGATTACGGCAAGGGGCTGGTGACCCAGACCTTCATGGAGCGGCTTACGGCGCTGTGCAGAAGCGCGGCACGTACCCCCAAAATTCTGGTCGACCCCAAAACGCCGAACTTCAAGTGGTACAAGAGCGTTTTCATGCTCACGCCCAACGCCAAGGAAACGAGCGAAGGCGCGAATATGCCCGTGGGTACGCAGGAAGAGATTATCGCCGCAGGGCAGGCCATCTTTGATCTGCTGGGCTGCGACAGGCTGCTCACCACCCTCGGACCGCAGGGTATGGCCCTGTTTGAAGGGCGGGAAAGCGTATGGCACATTCCCACCATGGCGCGTGAAGTATTTGATGTGACCGGCGCGGGCGATACGGTTATCGCCACGGCGGCACTGGCGCTGGCGGCGGGGCTTCCGTTGCTGGAATCATGCATGCTGGCAAACTATGCGGCGGGTGTGGTGGTTGGCCATGTAGGCGCGGCCACGGTCTCGCCGGAAGGGCTGGTAGAGGCCATCAACCGGTCCGGCGTGCCGGAAATAGAGCAGTGGGTCTGA
- the def gene encoding peptide deformylase: MIREILKYPDERLAVECDDIAEITDEIRQLAADMAETMYKEEGIGLAAPQVGEHCRLIVVDVSGPEKREELMTLINPRLDNLEGEVDSEEGCLSVVNYRSKVKRAEKVRLSAKDLNGNDVCIDADGLLAICLQHEIDHLSGTLFIDKISRLKRTMYDNKVKKWLK, from the coding sequence ATGATAAGAGAAATATTGAAATATCCTGACGAACGTCTCGCAGTTGAGTGTGACGATATTGCCGAGATTACGGACGAGATTCGTCAGCTCGCCGCTGATATGGCCGAAACCATGTACAAGGAAGAGGGCATCGGCCTTGCCGCACCTCAGGTCGGTGAGCATTGCCGTCTCATTGTCGTGGACGTGAGCGGTCCTGAAAAGCGTGAAGAGCTCATGACGCTCATCAATCCCCGTCTGGACAATCTGGAAGGCGAGGTTGATTCTGAAGAAGGCTGCCTTTCCGTTGTGAACTATCGTTCCAAGGTCAAGCGTGCTGAAAAGGTGCGCCTGAGTGCCAAAGACCTGAACGGCAACGATGTGTGCATCGATGCGGACGGCCTGCTTGCCATCTGTCTGCAGCACGAAATTGACCATCTTTCAGGGACGCTTTTCATCGACAAGATCAGCCGACTCAAGCGGACCATGTACGATAACAAAGTCAAAAAGTGGTTGAAGTAG
- a CDS encoding DUF116 domain-containing protein has protein sequence MIRRRHPSATTPQSSDEYGPEDYYGSRKRLFIGLITGTSILLCTILLLFWIIPYIGLANIHPLLPYLTGAFLFALIAVIAWASLGLVLHILKGRPVLGTQRMRGLTIKLFLPLMVLLARFLGISKERVRHSFIKVNNELVRSENGTFEPHEILILTPHCLQSSECSIRLSYNVDHCKRCGKCPVSMLLRLRDHYGVQFAVATGGTIARRIVVQKRPRMIIAVACERDLTSGIQDTYPLPVFGVLNERPNGPCLDTFVPEETMEKALRLFLKNPPLPISLNAAVYGADKSSPPTVSAEGEE, from the coding sequence ATGATACGAAGAAGACACCCATCCGCAACCACTCCGCAATCATCTGACGAGTATGGTCCGGAAGATTATTACGGGTCGCGCAAACGTCTGTTTATCGGTCTTATCACCGGTACAAGCATTCTGTTGTGCACCATCCTGCTGCTGTTCTGGATAATTCCCTATATCGGGCTTGCAAACATCCACCCGCTGCTCCCCTATCTCACCGGAGCATTCCTTTTTGCACTTATCGCGGTTATCGCGTGGGCATCTCTGGGTCTTGTGCTGCATATTCTCAAAGGGCGGCCCGTCCTTGGTACCCAGCGCATGCGCGGGCTTACCATCAAGCTTTTTCTGCCCCTCATGGTGTTGCTGGCCCGTTTTCTCGGCATTTCCAAAGAGCGTGTCCGTCACTCCTTCATCAAGGTGAACAACGAGCTTGTGCGGTCCGAAAACGGTACGTTTGAACCGCACGAGATACTCATTCTCACACCGCACTGCCTGCAATCCAGCGAATGCTCCATCCGCCTTTCGTATAATGTGGATCACTGCAAACGTTGCGGCAAATGCCCCGTGAGCATGTTGTTGCGGTTGCGCGACCATTACGGTGTGCAGTTCGCCGTTGCCACCGGCGGAACCATTGCACGGCGTATTGTGGTGCAGAAGCGGCCCAGGATGATCATTGCGGTAGCCTGCGAACGCGACCTTACCTCCGGCATTCAGGATACCTATCCGCTGCCAGTGTTCGGCGTGCTGAACGAGCGGCCTAACGGACCTTGCCTTGATACCTTTGTTCCTGAAGAAACCATGGAAAAGGCACTGCGCTTGTTCCTCAAAAATCCTCCGCTTCCTATCTCGCTCAATGCGGCTGTTTACGGCGCAGACAAATCTTCTCCACCGACTGTCTCTGCAGAGGGTGAAGAGTAG